The following are encoded in a window of Lichenicola cladoniae genomic DNA:
- a CDS encoding alginate export family protein has product MVLGLAGLLAAAGSSGGAHAQGHSATLHTAPQFAALPQTRSNPTKAQAPQSIHTGDWGIFNRLDGSPAGFGPVARYGVARWAEDWSALRNPKLRSDPFDPLKFIPLNDSKSIYLTLSGESRLKNWFENRPFLGTQKPDDSGRMTVRNIVGADLHIGEHLRIYGELINGEAAGWNGYGYNTTYRTRLDTQQLFVEAKATLLGAKTGVIVGRQQFLDAPNYVLYARETPNIPLSWNGVRGYAVFPRIRFDAYDFTLTNTAQQQLFRDNENYNSRLFGGNTSYALPDFKVLGQPGRVFVDLFYIGYLLGGTPAAIATATGTQAGSTLRNNYGTRIWGKAGPIEFSVGGIYQGGEFRAAKTNVSRDVSAFSINSFLGYRFQSIYGRPLVGIQSDVYSGGSYNRKTGDVHTYSAPYNPSTNYLDTTTYFAPSNLVSIAPSIEYTPSQSTLLRFKVPVLWRENTDDAVYGASRIYSFRSKLAGGFIGTVPQASLGWRITRHLTWTHDLARYFASHAMQKAGASSGTYYLSTLAFRF; this is encoded by the coding sequence GTGGTACTGGGGCTGGCCGGGCTGCTCGCGGCCGCGGGTTCATCCGGTGGCGCGCATGCGCAAGGCCACTCGGCGACCCTGCACACGGCGCCGCAGTTCGCAGCCTTGCCGCAGACCCGCAGCAACCCGACCAAGGCACAGGCACCGCAATCCATTCATACCGGCGACTGGGGGATCTTCAACCGGCTGGATGGCTCGCCCGCCGGGTTCGGCCCGGTTGCCCGCTACGGCGTTGCGCGCTGGGCCGAGGACTGGAGCGCCCTGCGCAATCCGAAGCTGCGCAGCGATCCTTTCGACCCGCTCAAGTTCATCCCGCTCAACGACAGCAAGAGCATCTACCTGACGCTCAGCGGCGAGAGCCGGCTCAAGAACTGGTTCGAGAACCGTCCCTTCCTCGGCACCCAGAAGCCGGACGATTCAGGACGCATGACGGTGCGCAATATCGTCGGTGCGGATCTGCACATCGGCGAGCATCTCCGGATCTACGGGGAGCTGATCAACGGCGAGGCGGCCGGATGGAATGGCTACGGCTACAACACCACCTACCGGACCCGGCTCGACACGCAGCAATTGTTCGTCGAGGCCAAAGCGACCCTGCTTGGCGCCAAGACCGGTGTCATAGTCGGCCGGCAGCAGTTCCTGGATGCCCCAAACTACGTGCTGTACGCCCGCGAGACGCCGAACATCCCACTCTCTTGGAACGGTGTGCGTGGTTATGCCGTCTTTCCGCGCATCCGCTTCGATGCCTATGATTTCACGCTGACCAATACCGCTCAGCAGCAGCTGTTCCGTGACAACGAGAACTACAATTCACGGCTGTTCGGCGGCAACACGTCCTATGCCCTGCCCGACTTCAAGGTTCTCGGCCAGCCCGGGCGCGTATTCGTCGACCTGTTCTATATCGGCTACCTGCTCGGCGGCACCCCGGCGGCGATTGCCACCGCCACCGGCACCCAGGCCGGCTCCACCTTGCGCAACAATTACGGCACCCGCATCTGGGGCAAGGCCGGACCGATCGAGTTCTCGGTCGGCGGGATCTACCAGGGCGGGGAGTTCCGTGCCGCCAAGACCAACGTGAGCCGGGACGTCAGCGCGTTCTCGATCAACAGCTTTCTGGGCTACCGCTTCCAGAGCATCTATGGACGTCCGTTGGTCGGCATCCAAAGCGATGTTTATTCGGGCGGCAGCTACAACCGCAAGACAGGCGACGTTCACACATATAGCGCGCCCTACAACCCGTCGACCAACTACCTCGACACGACCACCTATTTCGCACCCTCGAACCTGGTCAGCATCGCTCCCAGTATCGAATACACACCGAGCCAGTCTACATTATTACGGTTCAAGGTTCCCGTGCTGTGGCGCGAGAACACCGACGACGCAGTCTACGGCGCCAGCCGCATCTACAGCTTCCGCAGCAAACTCGCCGGCGGGTTCATCGGCACCGTACCGCAGGCCAGCCTGGGCTGGCGGATCACCCGGCACTTGACCTGGACGCATGATCTGGCGCGTTATTTCGCCTCACACGCGATGCAGAAGGCGGGCGCATCCAGCGGCACCTACTACCTGTCGACGCTGGCGTTCAGGTTCTGA
- a CDS encoding FGGY-family carbohydrate kinase: MPVDAVIGIDVGTGSARAGLFSLDGTMLAQASRPIRAWRPRPDFVQQSSADIWASVCASVREACAAAGPVTVRGIGIDATCSLVVVDEAGGPVSISPDDAPEQDVIVWMDHRAGAEADAINAGEHDVLRYVGGRISLEMETPKLLWLREHRPDAWSRAAHFFDLPDWLTWRATGSDTRSLCSTVCKWTYLGHEARWDEAYFRSIGLGELVDEGFRRIGTDIRPMGEMIGILSAEAAAALGLSAGIPVGASAIDAHAGGIGTIGAALDGRPPGDDELLRRLALVGGTSSCHMTVSTSPRFVPGIWGPYFAAMVPGLWLNEGGQSATGSLIDHVITTHAAYPALAGEAATAGVSIYQTLNARLDHLAQAVAFPAMLTRDLHVMPDFHGNRSPRADSSLRGMISGLRLGADADDLALLYLATVQAIAYGTRHIIETLNGEGYAIDTILASGGGTKNPVFLREHADASGCTLVLPREPEAVLLGAAILGAVAGGAQASVRDAMAAMSRSGSVIEPGPDTVRRYHDAKYAVFQRMFEDQMAYRDLMTTQTA, from the coding sequence ATGCCCGTGGATGCGGTGATCGGGATCGATGTCGGAACCGGCAGCGCACGCGCCGGCCTGTTCTCCCTGGACGGCACGATGCTGGCCCAGGCGAGCCGGCCGATCCGGGCATGGCGGCCTCGGCCCGACTTCGTTCAGCAATCGAGCGCCGATATCTGGGCTTCCGTCTGCGCCTCGGTGCGCGAGGCCTGTGCCGCAGCCGGGCCGGTCACGGTGCGCGGAATCGGCATCGATGCCACCTGCTCGCTGGTCGTGGTGGACGAAGCCGGTGGCCCGGTCTCGATCAGTCCGGACGATGCGCCTGAACAGGACGTCATCGTCTGGATGGATCACCGCGCCGGCGCGGAGGCGGATGCGATCAATGCCGGCGAGCATGACGTGCTGCGCTATGTCGGTGGCCGGATCTCGCTGGAGATGGAGACGCCCAAGCTGCTCTGGCTGCGCGAGCATCGGCCCGATGCGTGGTCGCGCGCAGCGCACTTCTTCGACCTGCCGGACTGGCTGACCTGGCGTGCTACCGGCAGCGACACCCGTTCGCTGTGCTCGACAGTCTGCAAATGGACCTATCTCGGCCATGAGGCACGCTGGGACGAGGCGTATTTCCGTTCGATCGGCCTGGGCGAACTGGTCGATGAGGGGTTCCGTCGCATCGGCACCGACATCAGGCCGATGGGCGAGATGATCGGTATCCTGTCTGCCGAGGCTGCCGCTGCGCTGGGCCTGTCGGCGGGCATACCGGTCGGTGCCTCGGCGATCGACGCGCATGCCGGCGGCATCGGCACCATCGGTGCGGCGCTGGATGGGCGTCCGCCGGGTGATGACGAACTGCTGCGGCGGCTTGCGCTGGTCGGCGGTACATCCAGTTGCCACATGACGGTTTCGACATCACCCCGTTTCGTGCCGGGGATCTGGGGCCCGTATTTCGCGGCGATGGTGCCGGGCCTGTGGCTGAATGAAGGCGGCCAGTCGGCGACCGGAAGTCTCATCGATCATGTCATCACCACCCATGCCGCCTATCCGGCCCTGGCTGGGGAGGCGGCAACGGCGGGAGTGAGCATCTACCAGACGCTCAATGCCCGCCTGGATCACCTGGCCCAGGCGGTGGCGTTTCCTGCGATGCTGACCCGCGACCTTCATGTGATGCCGGACTTCCATGGCAACCGGTCGCCCCGTGCGGATTCGAGCCTGCGCGGCATGATTTCAGGCTTGCGCCTGGGTGCCGACGCCGACGATCTCGCGCTGCTCTATCTCGCGACCGTGCAGGCGATCGCCTACGGCACCCGGCACATCATCGAGACGCTGAACGGCGAGGGGTATGCGATCGACACGATCCTGGCGTCAGGCGGCGGCACCAAGAACCCGGTGTTCCTGCGCGAGCATGCGGACGCGAGCGGCTGCACCCTGGTCCTGCCGCGCGAGCCGGAGGCCGTGCTGCTCGGGGCTGCGATCCTGGGCGCGGTGGCCGGCGGCGCGCAAGCGAGCGTCCGGGATGCGATGGCCGCGATGAGCCGGTCGGGCTCGGTGATCGAGCCGGGACCGGACACTGTTCGTCGCTACCACGATGCCAAATACGCTGTGTTTCAGCGCATGTTCGAAGACCAGATGGCCTACCGCGACCTGATGACGACCCAAACCGCTTGA
- a CDS encoding antitoxin yields the protein MSRRLRLFRNNWNQAIRIPVEFDMPGSEVIIIRNGDRLIIEPVRKTVSVHPG from the coding sequence GTGTCGCGCCGGCTACGTCTGTTCCGTAACAACTGGAACCAAGCGATCCGCATCCCAGTGGAATTCGACATGCCCGGGAGCGAAGTGATCATCATACGGAACGGCGACCGCCTTATTATCGAACCGGTGAGGAAAACGGTCTCAGTGCACCCCGGATAG
- a CDS encoding glucan biosynthesis protein produces MRLALLRRDLVQAGLGASMLAMMARVATPGVAHAAETVAAAGPGPFDGATVRRLAQAMAKHAYQAPDSKLPGAIDQMSFDQYRSVRFKKESALWHGQGLNFQVEFLPRGFLYRPHIDIFEVQNGQAARVGYNPDLFSYEDQKLRVTDDLGFAGFRIHYPINRPDYYDEICVFLGASYFRAVAKGQNYGLSARGFANGTGDPKGEEFALFRAFWLEKPQAGMTAIVVHALLDSPTVTGAYRFTIRPGDETIFDVESVLYPRRTIAGSGIAPLTGMFYFDVNDRQHIDDARPAAHDSEGLSMWNGKGDQLWRPLVNPIDLQFSAFSDVTPKGFGLMQRKRAFSDFQDLALNYEKRPSLWIEPIGDWGEGAIDLVELPTPNEVNDNIVAFWRPKAPLAAGGEYTYTYRMHWCWDNPWSSRLARISQTRIGTTDDKKGRFVMLDFTGESVKSLGADAKLHADLGTNAGDIRNVVVEPNPEIQGWRITFEFYPGSSKIAELHCVLSGEQGPLSEAWVYRWTP; encoded by the coding sequence ATGCGGTTGGCTCTGCTTCGACGGGACCTGGTACAAGCCGGTTTAGGTGCATCGATGCTGGCCATGATGGCACGCGTCGCGACGCCGGGCGTAGCGCACGCAGCCGAGACGGTGGCGGCAGCCGGGCCTGGACCGTTCGACGGCGCGACCGTGCGCCGCCTTGCCCAGGCCATGGCGAAGCATGCGTACCAGGCACCCGACAGCAAGCTTCCGGGCGCGATCGACCAGATGAGCTTCGACCAGTACCGGAGCGTGCGCTTCAAGAAGGAGAGCGCGTTGTGGCACGGCCAGGGGCTCAACTTTCAGGTCGAGTTCCTGCCGCGCGGCTTCCTGTACCGGCCGCATATCGATATTTTCGAGGTGCAGAACGGGCAGGCGGCGCGGGTCGGTTACAACCCCGACCTGTTCTCCTACGAGGACCAGAAGCTGCGGGTGACCGACGATCTCGGGTTCGCCGGCTTTCGTATCCACTACCCGATCAACCGCCCCGATTATTACGACGAGATCTGCGTGTTTCTCGGCGCGAGCTATTTCCGGGCGGTGGCAAAGGGCCAGAATTACGGGCTGTCGGCGCGAGGCTTCGCCAATGGCACCGGCGACCCCAAGGGCGAGGAGTTCGCGCTGTTCCGTGCCTTCTGGCTGGAGAAACCGCAGGCCGGCATGACCGCGATCGTCGTGCATGCGCTGCTCGACAGTCCGACCGTGACCGGCGCCTACCGCTTCACCATCCGTCCGGGCGACGAGACCATCTTCGACGTCGAGAGCGTGCTGTATCCGCGCCGGACGATCGCCGGGTCCGGGATCGCGCCGCTCACCGGCATGTTCTACTTCGATGTCAACGACCGCCAGCACATCGATGATGCGAGGCCGGCCGCGCATGACAGCGAAGGCCTGTCGATGTGGAACGGCAAGGGCGACCAGCTGTGGCGGCCGCTGGTCAACCCGATCGACCTACAGTTCAGCGCATTCTCCGACGTCACCCCCAAGGGCTTCGGCCTGATGCAGCGCAAGCGCGCATTCAGCGACTTCCAGGATCTGGCACTCAACTATGAGAAGCGGCCCAGCCTCTGGATCGAGCCGATCGGCGACTGGGGCGAGGGGGCGATCGACCTCGTCGAACTCCCGACGCCGAACGAGGTGAACGACAACATTGTCGCCTTCTGGCGCCCGAAGGCGCCGCTCGCGGCGGGTGGGGAGTACACCTACACCTACCGGATGCACTGGTGCTGGGATAATCCCTGGTCCAGCAGGCTTGCCCGCATCAGCCAGACCCGGATCGGCACGACCGACGACAAGAAGGGCCGGTTCGTGATGCTGGACTTCACCGGCGAGTCGGTGAAATCGCTGGGCGCCGACGCCAAGCTGCATGCCGACCTCGGTACCAACGCAGGCGACATACGCAACGTCGTGGTGGAGCCGAACCCCGAGATCCAGGGCTGGCGGATCACCTTCGAGTTCTACCCAGGCAGCAGCAAGATTGCCGAACTGCACTGCGTATTATCCGGCGAGCAGGGGCCGCTGTCTGAGGCATGGGTCTATCGTTGGACACCCTGA
- a CDS encoding SDR family oxidoreductase, giving the protein MSTSRLSGRRVLVTGAGKGIGRETVRRLVADGAEVVALSRQASDLQSLAGETGCGTIAVDLANLEEAADAVTQALPFDCLVNNAGITSLQSALETSMAQFSAVLAVNTLAPLRLAQIVAGDLVRRGEGGAIVNLSSIAASVGLADHAAYCASKAALDALTRVLAVELGPHRIRTNSVNPTVTLTPMGQLAWSDPAKAGPMLARIPLGRFCEPGDVAGVISFLLSDDAAMLNGITINVDGGLLIS; this is encoded by the coding sequence ATGAGCACATCCAGACTTTCCGGACGTCGCGTCCTCGTCACCGGCGCCGGCAAGGGTATCGGCCGGGAGACGGTACGGCGCCTGGTCGCTGATGGTGCCGAGGTGGTGGCGCTCAGCCGGCAGGCCTCCGACCTGCAGAGCCTGGCCGGCGAGACCGGGTGCGGCACCATCGCGGTGGACCTCGCCAACCTCGAGGAAGCCGCCGACGCGGTGACGCAGGCGCTGCCGTTCGACTGCCTGGTCAACAATGCCGGCATCACCTCGCTGCAGTCGGCGCTCGAGACCTCGATGGCACAGTTCAGCGCCGTGCTCGCGGTCAACACGCTGGCGCCGCTGCGGCTCGCGCAGATCGTGGCGGGCGACCTCGTCCGCCGTGGCGAGGGCGGCGCGATCGTCAACCTGTCCTCGATCGCCGCCTCGGTCGGGCTTGCCGACCATGCCGCCTACTGCGCCTCGAAGGCTGCCCTCGATGCACTAACGCGAGTGCTGGCGGTCGAACTCGGGCCGCACCGTATCCGCACCAACAGCGTCAACCCGACCGTGACCCTCACCCCGATGGGCCAGCTGGCCTGGTCCGATCCGGCCAAGGCGGGGCCGATGCTGGCCCGCATTCCGCTCGGACGCTTCTGCGAGCCCGGCGACGTCGCCGGCGTGATCAGCTTCCTGCTGAGCGACGACGCCGCCATGCTGAACGGCATCACGATCAACGTCGATGGCGGCCTGCTGATAAGCTGA